The DNA window TGGATCCTTTATATATGCCTTTATGCTTGACACAGGAAACTGAAATGGACCCTCCACAAAAGTTGGATTCAATTTCCCATCATACTCAAACTTGCTGAACATGAGCTGAAATTATGTTGTGATGATAATCAATAAACaggtgaaagaaaaaaaagaataaacaatATTTAGTAATGATGGCATGCCTGCAATGAGATAATATTGCTAGGATCAAATGGAGGAGCATCTGCTACAGTTCGAGCTCGAAATATTGGCCTGAGAGTAGAAAATGGCAAACGTATCTGGAAAAAGTAGCTCAATGTTAAGGATACGTCTTTAATACAGCCAATTAGAAAGAAGGTCTTGTCTTCATACAACTTACTGATTGCCATTGCCCTGCAACAGTGTCGAAGCTTGCTGTATAACCAATAGTGTCCCAATCACGACTAATACGGATAATAAGTTTATACCTACGACCATCGCCCTTCAGCCGCAGTTCTAAACCATCATATGCAGAAAGATCCTCAGGTACTGCAAAATTCtgaaaagaaatccaaatgacTTGACATTTATTTATAGGATTTGCCACAATAAAGCAGTGATTCCACCATTATTCGCATTGATATTGGTATTCTGATGAACAACAAACCATATTTGCATAAGCAAAGTAAGTTAAGCTATAAAATGCTGCAGATTACCCTAGTTCTGACACTTGTGAAGCCACCATTATTTGCAGTGGAAACAACGCCTGATAAGGTGCAAACAAGCAAAAGACAAGGACATAAGCATaaagtacatataaaattaCAGAAAACTACTAAGGCTTCATTCTGCACGAAACAAAGTAACTAACCCTTGAAAATCCCAGTTGGTCCACCATTTTCTCCACCAGTTGTGTCAATTTGAAATGTACTTTCACTGACACCTCCCATCACAACATCATCTAAAGCACCCCATGGTAAATCTTTAAAACTATTATCTGCAAAATGCAAGTTGAATAAAGTATCACGCTTGAATTGTAGGTGATGCACTTCATAAATAGTAAGCATAGCTTTTGATGCAATTGATAGTTACGATTTGGTCACAGATCACAAGTAACATACTCCAAGTGAAAAGATCTGAAACTACAATTTAGTTGCACATAACTTTGAGCGTTTATTCCATACAGCCGTTGCGCCACgccatttttacaacaagccaatgcgCATTTGTGATaggaaatcttttaattattacttattctttttatcattcaatattccacatggctaacgcaatattggtttgttgcacgaatgacatggcgcaatggttgtgttttataattttccCATAACTCTAATACATTCTGAACAAATCTAGTTGAGTATCGAGGAGATTGAATTGTTATAAAATTTGTCTAATACATACTAAGACAAGCCTCTAGCAGAAAACAACTCTTTGAGCACTCAAGTGTTTTGCTGTTAATGTAATGTTACTATTAAGACTAGATAATGCAATTATGGatcacaaaattttattttctgtaAGGAAGCGGTATACCTTCACATCCAAATAAGAGTTTTCCATTTTCAAGTCCAACACTCTCTTTCACAGCATTAATCAAATTCTTCATTCCAATGTACTCCACCATCTCAGGTGGATCACCTTTAATCTGATTATATCAATCAACCAAAGCTTTGTAATTAATAATAACCAATTTAAATGTCTCAAAACGCGAAAAAGAACTTAGACAGACGTCGAGTTTAATTCCAAGAATTAAAGATGACTATAGCTTATGTACCTCAGGTTCAAAGAACTTGATTCCCTGTGCATCAAAATTGAAAGTCAGTTGCATAGTGGAAAAATAAacgaaaataaacacaaaacttTGGTGAAGAATGTAACTGAGATTCAATTTGAAAGTCTATATAGATCTATGATAACAGTTTAGAAGAGTATGAGCAGCGATCATTTCTAAGACACTACCTGGCTATACTTTGCCCTGTCTGGAGTATCACCTTCCTTGGGACCAACAATGACAGAAGCAGCATTGATAACTTTTCTCACCCCCTTGAAGTAGTCAGGGACCAAAGTATTTTGTTTCGTGATATCTCCAACTATCTAATGATCGGAAAACACAAATGAAAAGGAACCAATTAATGCATGATACATAAACATGCTAAGACATCTAGTTCTTCAATGTATAACTAATACTTGTAGTTATACTGCAGAAATACTCTACCTcaaatcaaatgcaaacacCTCTCTAACCAACAAAAACCATTAAATTGCTAACTGATCAACTATTGTAAACATCACAATACAATGCCATGGTTTTTCCAGAAGTCAGCTTACCATGTCAATATCTGAACCCAATAGCTTTCTTGCCTTCTCTTCGTTCCTTACCTGATGAACAAAATAGGCAAACAAAAAAGTACTATTAGCTAAAAAGGCACACAAAAAATAGTTGAAGCCTGAAGGTAGAACTGCATACCAGCACTCGCACTTGCGATCCATTCTTTTGTAAGATGTCAACTACTCTTTTGCCAACTCCACCTGTAGCCCCAACTACCAGGACAATCCCAGAACTTCCCATTGGCTTTGCTGTCTCACTAGGTGATGTACTAGATAATTTTGCAGCTAGAAACTCAAAAAACTTAACAACAAAGTTAGTTAAAGTTAGTTAAATTACAAATCATTTTATAATTCGCGCGATAAGGCAAAAACTCCAGGGAAAACTATATCCAACCTTGGCAGGAGAGGGAGGCCCATTAAAGAAATATAATGTTTTCACAAATCTCCCCAAGTCCCAACCTTGCTTTCTAGCTTCGGCTACCACTTGTCCTTTATACGCCTTTAAAGCAAAAACAGCTGAATTTTCTTGATAACGCAGTGTTTGTGTTTCATCCACTTGCAGAAACGGTTTTGGAAGTGGATGGGATAGCAGTCGAGGATGACGCGAATGTCTTGATAATCTAGTATGAACATGCGATGAAGAACCCTGCAGCTAGTTTATCACTTATAaatatcaaacaaaacacaaaCATTACATCATTTTTTATGCAGCAATCCCAGTTTAATAGATTAGGTGATGATATACTAAGGGGGAAGAAACCTCAAAAGGTCATAAATATGACTAAGTTCAACAAAATGCTGAACTCAGTCTCAGAAAACAGGGAACTTAACTTTGAAGAGGAACCTCTACCTCTTAGACATATAAGGGAAATCCCGGATTGATGTATCAAAGCAGGCATAGGAGCAATAATACCAAAGGACGAGATAAAGGAACGAAGCACTATCTCGGCTAACTTAAAAACTGAGATTACCGCACAATGGACATTACTTGGAAAGTAAGTTAAGTTACACACATGCAAAAGAGTACAGAAAGATACTCTGACACCAAAAAAGGAGC is part of the Mercurialis annua linkage group LG3, ddMerAnnu1.2, whole genome shotgun sequence genome and encodes:
- the LOC126673518 gene encoding protein HIGH CHLOROPHYLL FLUORESCENCE PHENOTYPE 173, chloroplastic, translated to MECCFSAKLSPPYPSFILNLQLQGSSSHVHTRLSRHSRHPRLLSHPLPKPFLQVDETQTLRYQENSAVFALKAYKGQVVAEARKQGWDLGRFVKTLYFFNGPPSPAKFFEFLAAKLSSTSPSETAKPMGSSGIVLVVGATGGVGKRVVDILQKNGSQVRVLVRNEEKARKLLGSDIDMIVGDITKQNTLVPDYFKGVRKVINAASVIVGPKEGDTPDRAKYSQGIKFFEPEIKGDPPEMVEYIGMKNLINAVKESVGLENGKLLFGCEDNSFKDLPWGALDDVVMGGVSESTFQIDTTGGENGGPTGIFKGVVSTANNGGFTSVRTRNFAVPEDLSAYDGLELRLKGDGRRYKLIIRISRDWDTIGYTASFDTVAGQWQSIRLPFSTLRPIFRARTVADAPPFDPSNIISLQLMFSKFEYDGKLNPTFVEGPFQFPVSSIKAYIKDPITPRFVHVGSAGVTRPDRPGLDLSKQPPAVRLNKELDFILTFKLKGEDLIRESGIPYAIVRPCALTEEPAGADLIFDQGDNITGKISREEIARICVAALESPFALDKTFEVKSVVPFSEPFTVDPKNPPPEKDYNEYFKNLKDGITGKEYLEQRCPVSV